One part of the Marinobacterium rhizophilum genome encodes these proteins:
- the panP gene encoding pyridoxal-dependent aspartate 1-decarboxylase PanP, with translation MNKNSKAAEVSMENLLRIFTVPEAPGSTLSRLEHDISANLAGFLQDHIVAEETDLVKIERDFSDTLIPEAPVYVSEQAQFLLDKVVAQSVHTSSPSFVGHMTSALPYFMIPLSKIMIALNQNLVKTETSKAFTPLERQVLGMLHRLVYDQPTEFYERWLHDSHRHLGAFCSGGTVANITALWAARNRAFGPDGAFPGITRAGVFAAMRHYGCEGMAVLVSERGHYSLSKAADVLGIGRDQIVAVETDGHNRIRPDALQAKIRQLQQQHIRPFALVGVAGTTETGNIDPLDKLADIAEEHGIHFHVDGAWGGPTLFSDRYRARLKGIERADSVTIDAHKQLYVPMGVGLVLFRDSSVLKSIEHHAQYIIRQGSKDLGSATLEGSRPGMAMLVHSALKIIGRRGYSMLIDNGIDMAARFAGRIETLEDFELVSAPELNILTYRWVPASVQAVLREVDDDLQRQINDLLSRITRTIQKTQREHGKAFVSRTRLTPDRYNRHAITVFRVVLANPLTTDAVLQQVIDEQREIVVSLADNADIIELNRLTGVALAPG, from the coding sequence ATGAATAAAAATTCGAAGGCAGCCGAGGTCAGCATGGAAAACCTGTTGCGGATTTTCACGGTTCCCGAAGCGCCCGGATCGACCCTGAGTCGGCTGGAGCATGATATTTCCGCTAACCTGGCCGGTTTTCTGCAAGATCATATCGTCGCCGAAGAGACCGACCTGGTTAAGATCGAGCGGGACTTCAGCGATACGCTGATCCCCGAGGCCCCGGTCTATGTGTCGGAGCAGGCGCAGTTCCTGCTCGACAAGGTGGTGGCGCAGTCGGTGCATACCTCGTCCCCGAGCTTTGTCGGCCACATGACCTCGGCCTTGCCCTATTTCATGATTCCGTTGTCCAAGATCATGATCGCCCTGAACCAGAACCTGGTGAAAACCGAAACCTCCAAGGCATTCACGCCGCTGGAGCGCCAGGTGCTGGGCATGCTGCATCGCCTGGTCTACGACCAGCCAACGGAGTTCTACGAGCGCTGGCTGCACGACAGTCACCGCCACCTGGGGGCCTTCTGCTCCGGCGGCACGGTGGCCAATATCACGGCGCTCTGGGCGGCGCGCAACCGTGCCTTCGGGCCAGACGGGGCCTTCCCGGGAATTACCCGCGCCGGCGTCTTCGCCGCCATGCGACACTATGGCTGCGAGGGGATGGCGGTGCTGGTGTCCGAGCGCGGGCACTATTCGCTGTCCAAGGCGGCCGATGTGCTGGGTATCGGCCGCGACCAGATCGTGGCGGTGGAAACGGACGGTCACAACCGTATACGCCCCGATGCGCTGCAGGCGAAGATCAGGCAGCTGCAACAGCAGCACATTCGCCCCTTTGCGCTGGTCGGCGTGGCCGGTACCACCGAGACCGGCAATATAGACCCGCTGGACAAGCTTGCCGATATCGCCGAGGAACATGGCATTCATTTCCATGTGGATGGCGCCTGGGGCGGCCCGACGCTGTTTTCCGATCGCTACCGCGCACGCCTCAAGGGGATCGAGCGGGCCGACTCCGTGACCATCGATGCCCACAAGCAGCTGTATGTGCCCATGGGCGTTGGCCTGGTGCTGTTTCGCGACTCCTCGGTGCTCAAGAGCATCGAACACCATGCCCAGTACATTATTCGCCAGGGCTCGAAGGACCTGGGCAGCGCCACGCTCGAGGGCTCGCGCCCCGGCATGGCGATGCTGGTGCACTCGGCCCTGAAGATCATCGGCCGGCGCGGCTACTCGATGCTGATCGATAACGGCATCGATATGGCGGCGCGTTTCGCCGGGCGCATCGAGACGCTGGAGGATTTCGAGCTGGTGTCCGCGCCGGAGCTCAATATCCTGACCTACCGCTGGGTGCCGGCATCGGTGCAGGCGGTGCTGCGCGAGGTCGATGACGACCTGCAACGGCAGATCAACGATCTGCTCAGCCGCATCACCCGCACCATTCAAAAGACCCAGCGCGAGCACGGCAAGGCCTTCGTGTCCCGTACCCGGTTGACGCCGGACCGTTATAACCGCCACGCCATTACGGTGTTCCGCGTGGTGCTGGCCAACCCCCTGACCACCGATGCCGTGTTGCAGCAGGTCATCGATGAGCAGCGGGAGATCGTTGTGTCCCTGGCGGATAACGCGGACATCATCGAGCTCAACCGCCTCACCGGGGTTGCCCTGGCCCCGGGTTAA
- a CDS encoding propionyl-CoA synthetase, with protein MSYRAEYARSIDNPSAFWGEKAAALNWFKAPQQILGKDANGVDRWFADGELNTAYLALDVHVEQGRGDQAALIFDSPVTGTKRQFSYRELRDQVARFAGVLRTQGVARGDRVLIYMPMIPEAVIAMLAVARLGAVHSVVFGGFAAPELAVRIDDASPKVIVTASCGIEISKVIPYKPLLDEALVRAQHSPAACVVLQRPEVAAELQSGRDLDWQQAMATATPADCVPVRATDPLYILYTSGTTGKPKGVVRDNGGHAVALKYSMQAIYNMNPGDVFWAASDVGWVVGHSYIVYGPLLAGCTTLVYEGKPVRTPDAGAFWRVCAEYRVKALFAAPTAFRAIKKEDPEGALLKQHDLSTLQTIFMAGERLDPPTYHWTREVTGLPVVDHWWQTESGWAICANPTGLEMLAPKPGSSTVPVPGYNVQILGPEGDELPAGEQGILALKLPLPPGCLPTIWGDFERFQSGYLSDYPGYYSSGDGGYKDEDGYVFIMGRTDDVINVAGHRLSTGEMEEIVAAHPAVAECAVIGVQDELKGQQPVGLVLLKDGVELDEAELEAELVARVREVIGAVACFKRAVVVQRLPKTRSGKILRKLLRQIADGQDYSVPSTIDDPASLAEIEAILARRALVG; from the coding sequence ATGTCTTACCGGGCGGAATACGCAAGATCCATCGACAATCCATCGGCGTTCTGGGGCGAGAAGGCCGCCGCGCTCAACTGGTTCAAGGCACCGCAACAGATACTCGGCAAGGATGCCAACGGGGTTGACCGCTGGTTCGCCGATGGCGAGCTGAACACCGCCTACCTGGCGCTGGATGTTCACGTGGAGCAGGGGCGCGGTGACCAGGCGGCACTGATCTTCGACTCGCCCGTGACCGGCACGAAGCGCCAGTTCAGCTACCGGGAACTGCGGGACCAGGTGGCACGCTTTGCCGGTGTGCTGCGCACCCAGGGCGTGGCCAGGGGGGATCGGGTGCTGATCTACATGCCAATGATTCCAGAGGCGGTGATCGCCATGCTGGCGGTAGCGCGCCTGGGCGCCGTGCATTCGGTGGTGTTTGGCGGTTTTGCCGCGCCGGAGCTGGCGGTGCGCATCGATGATGCCAGCCCAAAGGTGATCGTTACCGCCTCCTGCGGCATCGAAATCAGCAAGGTCATCCCCTACAAGCCATTGCTGGATGAAGCGCTAGTGCGGGCGCAGCACAGCCCCGCTGCCTGCGTGGTGCTGCAGCGGCCCGAAGTGGCGGCCGAGCTGCAGAGCGGGCGTGATCTGGACTGGCAGCAGGCCATGGCAACGGCGACACCGGCCGACTGCGTGCCGGTGCGGGCCACCGATCCGCTCTATATCCTGTACACCTCCGGTACCACCGGCAAGCCCAAGGGGGTGGTGCGGGATAATGGCGGCCATGCCGTGGCGTTGAAGTACTCCATGCAGGCCATTTACAACATGAATCCCGGCGATGTGTTCTGGGCCGCCTCCGATGTCGGCTGGGTGGTGGGGCATTCCTATATCGTTTACGGGCCTCTGCTCGCCGGCTGCACCACCCTGGTGTACGAAGGCAAGCCGGTACGCACCCCCGATGCCGGCGCTTTCTGGCGGGTCTGTGCCGAATACCGGGTGAAGGCGCTGTTTGCTGCGCCCACGGCGTTTCGGGCCATCAAGAAGGAAGACCCCGAGGGCGCGCTGCTCAAGCAGCACGACCTTTCGACCCTGCAAACCATCTTTATGGCCGGCGAACGGCTGGACCCGCCCACCTATCACTGGACCCGCGAGGTCACGGGCCTGCCGGTGGTGGACCACTGGTGGCAGACCGAATCCGGCTGGGCCATCTGCGCCAATCCCACGGGGCTGGAAATGCTGGCGCCCAAGCCCGGTTCGTCCACCGTGCCGGTGCCGGGCTACAACGTGCAGATCCTTGGCCCCGAGGGTGACGAGCTGCCGGCCGGGGAGCAGGGCATACTGGCCCTCAAGCTGCCGCTGCCGCCGGGCTGTCTGCCCACCATCTGGGGCGACTTCGAACGCTTCCAGTCGGGTTACCTGTCGGACTACCCGGGCTACTACTCCTCCGGGGATGGCGGCTACAAGGATGAAGACGGTTATGTCTTTATCATGGGGCGCACCGATGACGTGATTAACGTCGCCGGCCATCGCCTGTCCACCGGCGAGATGGAAGAAATTGTCGCAGCGCACCCCGCCGTGGCCGAATGCGCCGTGATCGGTGTGCAGGATGAGCTCAAGGGTCAGCAGCCGGTGGGGCTGGTACTGTTAAAAGATGGCGTGGAGCTGGATGAAGCCGAGCTCGAAGCCGAGCTGGTGGCCCGGGTGAGGGAGGTGATCGGTGCCGTGGCCTGCTTCAAGCGCGCGGTGGTGGTGCAGCGCCTGCCCAAAACCCGCTCCGGCAAGATCCTGCGCAAGCTGCTGCGCCAGATCGCCGATGGCCAGGATTACTCGGTGCCATCCACCATCGACGACCCGGCCAGCCTTGCTGAAATCGAAGCGATCCTGGCCCGGCGCGCCCTGGTGGGCTAA
- a CDS encoding MbcA/ParS/Xre antitoxin family protein: MSTGLSNALHILIQWQCTPNQALTTLQLDPDQPFPLVLSEEQCERVTFVLNIHSDLGTIFDDPEDAYRYISSPHDDPYYDGKSPLELICTGDLTLFERVCWHIDAMRVN; encoded by the coding sequence ATGAGCACCGGCCTATCCAATGCGCTGCATATTCTCATCCAATGGCAGTGCACGCCCAACCAGGCGCTCACTACCCTGCAGCTCGACCCTGACCAGCCATTTCCCCTGGTCCTCAGCGAGGAACAATGCGAGCGCGTGACCTTTGTGCTCAATATCCATTCAGACCTCGGCACAATCTTTGACGACCCAGAGGACGCATACCGTTACATATCAAGCCCCCATGACGACCCCTATTACGACGGCAAGTCTCCACTGGAACTCATCTGTACCGGAGATTTAACCCTGTTCGAGCGCGTCTGCTGGCATATCGATGCGATGAGAGTGAACTGA
- a CDS encoding Txe/YoeB family addiction module toxin gives MRSLVFEGNTWEAYETMREKDKRLHKALCKLLKEMLRLDDPSSGLGKPEPLKHNLSGLWSKRISQKDRLIYRFDDKSIYIFAIGGHYDQP, from the coding sequence ATGAGATCACTGGTATTTGAGGGCAATACCTGGGAGGCCTATGAGACTATGCGCGAAAAGGACAAGCGACTCCACAAAGCCTTATGTAAATTGCTCAAGGAAATGCTCCGACTGGATGATCCTTCCTCAGGTTTGGGAAAACCCGAGCCACTCAAGCACAATCTGTCAGGCCTCTGGTCCAAGCGAATTTCACAGAAAGACCGCTTGATATATCGCTTCGATGATAAGTCCATCTATATCTTCGCTATTGGCGGGCACTACGATCAGCCCTGA
- the metH gene encoding methionine synthase produces the protein MIIDGGMGTMIQQYKLEEQDYRGSRFADWHTDVKGNNDLLVLTQPDMIAEIYRGYLDAGADILETNTFNATTIAMADYDMESISHEINRVAAQLARQVCDEAEAKNPGRPRYVAGVLGPTNRTCSISPDVNDPGFRNVTFDELVDAYVESTDGLVQGGADIILIETIFDTLNAKAAIFAVEKYFDDNGVRLPVMISGTITDASGRTLSGQTTEAFWNSIRHARPISVGLNCALGPKELRQYVEELSRIADTFVSVHPNAGLPNAFGEYDETPEEMAEEIAEWAKSGFLNLVGGCCGTTPEHIRAIREAVEHEDPRAIPDIKPECRLAGLEPMNIGSETLFVNVGERTNVTGSAAFKRLIKEGDYETALDVARQQVENGAQIIDINMDEGMLDAKAAMERFLKLIASEPDISRVPIMIDSSKWDVLEAGLKCLQGKGVVNSISMKEGEENFIAQARLVRRYGAAVIVMAFDEVGQADTFERKKEICERSYRILVDKVGFDPEDIIFDPNIFAVATGIDEHNNYAVDFIEATGWIKQNLPHAKISGGVSNVSFSFRGNNPVREAIHCVFLYHAIQQGMDMGIVNAGQLAIYDDLPQELRERVEDVILNRRDDGTERLLDIAEKYRGDGAAAEAPEAQEWRSWEVNRRLSHALVKGITEFIDDDVEECRQNYARPIEVIEGPLMDGMGIVGDLFGAGKMFLPQVVKSARVMKKAVAYLMPFIEASKADNASSSAGKVVMATVKGDVHDIGKNIVGVVLQCNNFEIIDLGVMVSAEKILQTARDENADLIGLSGLITPSLDEMVHVAKEMERQGFAIPLLIGGATTSKAHTAVKIEKGYKRDQVVHVTNASRAVGVASALLSPSRKADYVKEVQAEYDAIRERHAARQNDKRRVSLPVARANKFAIDWDAYTPPVPKQLGVQVFEDYDLAELVDYIDWTPFFQSWELAGRYPRILTDEVVGEEATRLFADAQAMLKRLVDEKRLQARAVFGLFPANSVGDDDIELYTDDSRSEVLTTLHHLRQQTEKVAGKAHMCLTDFVAPKSSGKKDYYGAFAVSTGFGVDELVAGYEADHDDYNSIMVKALADRLAEAFAERLHKRVRQEFWGYAPDETLDNDALIREKYQGIRPAPGYPACPDHTEKALLWKLLDVENTTGITITESYAMLPTAAVSGWYFSHPQAQYFGVAKIGEDQVSDYAHRTGMEQSVAERWLSPNLGYEPDEN, from the coding sequence ATGATCATTGATGGCGGCATGGGCACCATGATCCAGCAGTACAAACTTGAAGAGCAGGACTATCGCGGCAGCCGCTTTGCCGACTGGCATACGGACGTCAAGGGCAATAACGACCTGCTGGTCCTGACCCAGCCCGACATGATCGCCGAGATCTACCGCGGCTACCTGGACGCCGGCGCCGATATCCTGGAAACCAACACCTTCAACGCCACCACCATTGCCATGGCCGACTACGACATGGAGTCGATCAGCCACGAGATCAACCGGGTGGCGGCCCAGCTGGCCCGCCAGGTGTGCGACGAGGCCGAGGCCAAAAACCCCGGCCGGCCGCGCTACGTGGCCGGTGTGCTGGGCCCGACCAACCGCACCTGCTCCATTTCACCGGATGTGAACGACCCGGGCTTTCGCAACGTCACCTTTGACGAACTGGTGGATGCCTATGTCGAGTCCACCGATGGCCTGGTGCAGGGCGGCGCCGACATCATCCTGATCGAAACCATCTTCGATACCCTGAACGCCAAGGCGGCGATCTTCGCCGTCGAGAAGTATTTCGACGACAACGGCGTGCGCCTGCCGGTGATGATCTCCGGCACCATTACCGATGCCTCGGGCCGCACCCTCTCCGGCCAGACCACCGAAGCCTTCTGGAACTCTATTCGCCACGCACGCCCCATTTCCGTGGGCCTGAACTGCGCGCTGGGGCCCAAGGAGCTGCGCCAGTACGTGGAGGAGCTCTCCCGTATCGCCGATACCTTTGTCTCCGTGCACCCCAACGCCGGCCTGCCCAACGCCTTTGGCGAGTACGACGAAACGCCGGAGGAAATGGCCGAGGAGATCGCCGAGTGGGCCAAGTCCGGCTTCCTCAACCTGGTGGGCGGCTGCTGCGGCACCACGCCGGAGCATATCCGCGCCATCCGCGAGGCGGTCGAGCACGAAGACCCGCGCGCGATTCCGGACATCAAGCCCGAATGCCGCCTGGCGGGCCTGGAACCCATGAACATCGGCAGCGAAACGCTGTTCGTCAACGTCGGCGAGCGTACCAACGTCACCGGTTCTGCCGCCTTCAAGCGACTGATCAAGGAAGGCGATTACGAGACCGCGCTGGACGTGGCCCGCCAGCAGGTGGAAAACGGCGCCCAGATCATCGACATCAACATGGACGAGGGCATGCTGGATGCCAAGGCCGCCATGGAGCGCTTCCTCAAGCTGATTGCCTCGGAGCCTGACATTTCCCGCGTACCCATCATGATCGACTCCTCCAAGTGGGATGTGCTGGAGGCCGGCCTCAAGTGCCTGCAGGGCAAGGGCGTGGTCAACTCCATCTCGATGAAGGAAGGCGAGGAAAACTTTATCGCCCAGGCCCGGCTGGTGCGACGCTACGGCGCCGCCGTTATCGTCATGGCCTTCGATGAGGTCGGCCAGGCCGATACCTTCGAGCGCAAAAAGGAAATCTGCGAGCGCTCCTACCGCATCCTGGTGGACAAGGTCGGCTTTGACCCCGAAGACATCATCTTCGACCCCAACATCTTCGCCGTGGCCACCGGCATCGACGAACACAACAACTACGCCGTGGACTTTATCGAGGCCACCGGCTGGATCAAGCAGAACCTGCCCCACGCCAAGATTTCCGGCGGCGTGTCCAACGTCTCCTTCTCGTTCCGCGGCAACAACCCGGTGCGCGAGGCGATTCACTGCGTTTTCCTGTACCACGCCATCCAGCAGGGCATGGACATGGGTATCGTCAACGCCGGCCAGCTGGCGATCTACGACGACCTGCCGCAAGAGCTGCGCGAGCGCGTGGAGGATGTGATCCTCAACCGCCGTGACGACGGCACCGAACGCCTGCTGGACATCGCCGAGAAATACCGTGGCGACGGTGCCGCCGCCGAAGCGCCGGAAGCCCAGGAATGGCGTTCCTGGGAAGTGAACCGCCGCCTCAGCCACGCGCTGGTCAAAGGCATCACCGAATTCATCGACGACGATGTCGAAGAATGCCGTCAGAACTACGCGCGTCCGATCGAGGTGATCGAAGGCCCGCTGATGGATGGCATGGGCATCGTCGGCGACCTGTTCGGTGCCGGCAAGATGTTCCTGCCCCAGGTGGTGAAATCTGCCCGCGTAATGAAAAAGGCCGTGGCCTACCTGATGCCCTTTATCGAGGCCAGCAAGGCCGATAACGCCAGCAGCTCCGCCGGCAAGGTGGTGATGGCCACCGTCAAGGGCGACGTGCACGACATCGGCAAGAACATTGTCGGCGTGGTATTGCAGTGCAATAACTTCGAGATCATCGACCTGGGGGTCATGGTATCGGCCGAAAAGATCCTGCAGACCGCACGGGACGAGAACGCCGACCTGATCGGACTGTCCGGCCTGATCACGCCCTCCCTGGATGAAATGGTGCATGTCGCCAAGGAAATGGAGCGCCAGGGTTTCGCCATTCCGCTGCTCATCGGCGGTGCCACCACCTCCAAGGCCCACACGGCGGTGAAGATCGAGAAAGGCTACAAGCGCGACCAGGTGGTGCATGTCACCAATGCCTCGCGCGCCGTCGGCGTGGCCTCTGCCCTGCTGTCACCGAGCCGCAAGGCCGACTATGTGAAGGAAGTGCAGGCGGAATACGACGCCATTCGCGAGCGCCATGCCGCGCGCCAGAACGACAAGCGCCGCGTCTCCCTGCCCGTCGCCCGGGCCAACAAGTTCGCCATCGACTGGGACGCCTACACCCCGCCGGTACCCAAACAGCTGGGTGTGCAGGTGTTCGAGGACTACGACCTGGCGGAGCTGGTCGACTACATCGACTGGACACCCTTCTTCCAGTCCTGGGAGCTGGCCGGGCGCTACCCGCGCATCCTCACCGACGAGGTCGTGGGCGAAGAAGCCACGCGCCTGTTCGCCGATGCCCAGGCCATGCTCAAGCGCCTGGTGGACGAGAAGCGCCTGCAGGCCCGCGCCGTGTTCGGCCTCTTCCCGGCCAACAGCGTCGGCGACGATGACATCGAGCTCTACACCGATGACAGCCGCAGCGAAGTGCTGACCACCCTGCACCACCTGCGCCAGCAGACCGAAAAGGTCGCCGGCAAGGCGCACATGTGCCTGACCGACTTTGTAGCGCCCAAGTCCAGCGGCAAGAAGGACTACTACGGAGCCTTCGCCGTGAGCACCGGCTTTGGCGTCGATGAACTGGTGGCAGGTTACGAAGCTGATCACGATGACTACAACAGCATCATGGTCAAGGCCCTGGCCGACCGCCTGGCCGAAGCCTTCGCCGAGCGCCTGCACAAGCGCGTGCGCCAGGAATTCTGGGGCTATGCACCGGACGAAACCCTGGACAACGACGCCCTGATCCGCGAGAAGTACCAGGGCATTCGCCCGGCACCGGGCTACCCAGCCTGCCCCGACCACACCGAGAAGGCACTGTTGTGGAAACTGCTGGACGTGGAAAACACCACCGGCATCACCATCACCGAGTCCTACGCCATGCTGCCCACCGCTGCGGTCAGCGGCTGGTATTTCAGCCACCCCCAGGCGCAGTACTTCGGTGTGGCCAAGATCGGTGAAGACCAGGTGTCGGACTACGCCCACAGAACCGGCATGGAACAGAGCGTTGCAGAACGCTGGCTGTCACCAAACCTGGGCTACGAGCCGGACGAAAACTGA
- a CDS encoding type II toxin-antitoxin system Phd/YefM family antitoxin, with the protein MDTISVNKFRDNLKSVVEQVVSRHEPLKVTRRAGEDFVVVSADDWEREQETLHVLQSKSLMQQIADSLDTHTRGQGYKPTDEQINEITGI; encoded by the coding sequence ATGGACACAATTAGCGTGAACAAATTTAGAGACAACCTGAAAAGCGTTGTAGAGCAGGTCGTTAGCCGGCACGAGCCGCTCAAGGTGACCCGGCGAGCCGGCGAGGATTTTGTAGTGGTCAGCGCTGATGATTGGGAGCGAGAGCAGGAAACCCTTCACGTGCTGCAAAGCAAGAGTCTCATGCAGCAGATAGCCGATTCGCTGGACACCCATACCCGCGGACAAGGCTACAAACCGACCGACGAGCAGATAAATGAGATCACTGGTATTTGA
- a CDS encoding DUF2938 family protein, whose amino-acid sequence MDDLIKIMMLGVFATVLIDVWSVFSNKILQLPKANWGMVGRWLGHIPKGKLIHNPIGASSAIKYESVLGWAFHYLVGIAYAYIYVVLVVRYLDAPSLLAAWAFGMVTILAAWLIIQPGLGAGICAIRAPRPGMARIQNVAIHTIFGVALYYGWLWVNVLFPETA is encoded by the coding sequence ATGGATGATCTAATCAAGATAATGATGCTGGGTGTATTTGCGACGGTGTTGATTGATGTTTGGTCTGTTTTCTCGAACAAAATCTTGCAACTGCCAAAAGCCAACTGGGGAATGGTTGGCCGCTGGTTGGGTCATATCCCGAAAGGAAAGTTGATTCATAACCCGATTGGTGCTTCGTCGGCGATAAAGTACGAAAGCGTTTTAGGTTGGGCATTCCATTATCTTGTCGGTATTGCCTACGCTTATATTTACGTTGTGCTTGTTGTGCGCTACCTGGATGCGCCTTCACTGTTAGCCGCATGGGCTTTCGGGATGGTTACGATTCTGGCGGCCTGGCTGATAATTCAGCCCGGTTTGGGGGCGGGTATCTGTGCAATCAGGGCGCCCAGGCCCGGCATGGCGAGGATTCAGAATGTTGCCATCCATACAATCTTCGGTGTGGCGCTCTATTATGGCTGGCTGTGGGTTAATGTTCTTTTCCCGGAAACCGCCTGA